The following coding sequences lie in one Treponema socranskii subsp. buccale genomic window:
- the fusA gene encoding elongation factor G: MQLNKIRNIGIMAHIDAGKTTTTERILYYTKKIHKIGEIDDGQATMDFLPQEQARGITIASAATTTEWKGFQINIIDTPGHVDFTAEVERSLRVLDSAVAVICAVDGVQPQTETVWRQADTFKVPRLCFMNKMDRVGADFFGSMEDVHEKFGVECVALQIPIGEGSDFEGVIDLLTMQEIRWNEDDDGETFSFSDIAPERKEKADEWRAKLVDQVASADDFLAELYLEGKEITTEQLKDAIRKETIARAIVPFVMGSARRNQGVQPLIDALIDYLPAPDEVPPAVGLHIKRDKEEKIEVPCKESGAAVGLVFKIQHDPNMGLLCFVRMYSGKIASGTQVYNVNKKKRERVNRIFRINADKEEPIDSIAAGDIAAFIGLKLAQTGDTLGSEGMPVLLEKPQFPEPVISVSLEPESLAERDRMNDTLAILSREDPTFTYHEDAETGQLIISGMGELHLDVLVTRMQDDFKVKCRVGSPQVTYREAVTASADASESYSKVLGGKENTAGITVHVEPRPQGAGNSYACTVKKGDIPDEIFEAMESAFESSFQSGIKFGYPCTDTAVTVTDVDYSELTSTTFAFEACAAAVFDKACSAAKPELLEPVMDVDISCPKEFVGDAMNQMTGRGGIILGQDSKQTGEIVHAQAPMAKMFGFSTSLRSATQGRASFSMEFSHFQVKPGGLNAF, from the coding sequence ATGCAGCTGAATAAAATACGAAATATCGGAATCATGGCGCACATCGACGCGGGCAAAACGACGACGACGGAGCGCATTCTCTATTATACGAAAAAAATTCACAAAATCGGCGAAATCGACGACGGTCAGGCGACGATGGATTTTTTGCCGCAGGAACAGGCGCGCGGCATTACGATTGCGAGTGCGGCGACGACGACCGAGTGGAAAGGCTTTCAAATCAATATCATCGATACGCCGGGGCACGTCGATTTTACCGCCGAAGTCGAGCGCTCGCTGCGCGTGCTCGACAGTGCGGTCGCCGTCATCTGCGCAGTCGACGGCGTGCAGCCGCAGACGGAAACGGTGTGGCGTCAGGCGGACACGTTTAAAGTGCCGCGCCTGTGTTTTATGAATAAGATGGATCGCGTCGGCGCCGACTTTTTCGGTTCGATGGAAGACGTGCACGAAAAGTTCGGTGTCGAATGCGTCGCTCTCCAGATCCCGATCGGGGAAGGAAGCGATTTCGAAGGCGTCATCGATCTTTTGACGATGCAGGAAATCCGCTGGAACGAAGACGATGACGGAGAAACTTTTTCGTTTTCCGATATCGCTCCCGAACGCAAAGAAAAAGCGGACGAATGGCGGGCGAAGCTCGTCGATCAGGTCGCGTCGGCTGACGATTTTCTTGCGGAATTATACCTCGAAGGAAAAGAGATAACGACGGAACAGCTGAAAGATGCGATACGCAAAGAGACGATAGCGCGCGCAATCGTTCCGTTTGTGATGGGAAGCGCCCGCCGCAATCAGGGCGTGCAGCCGCTCATCGATGCACTTATCGATTATCTTCCGGCACCCGACGAAGTGCCGCCCGCCGTCGGTCTGCACATAAAGCGCGACAAAGAAGAAAAGATCGAAGTGCCGTGTAAAGAAAGCGGAGCCGCCGTCGGTTTGGTGTTTAAAATTCAGCACGATCCGAATATGGGACTCCTGTGTTTTGTGCGCATGTATTCGGGAAAAATTGCGAGCGGCACGCAAGTATACAACGTCAACAAAAAAAAGCGCGAGAGAGTCAACAGAATTTTCAGAATCAACGCGGATAAAGAAGAACCGATCGACAGTATCGCTGCAGGCGATATCGCGGCATTTATCGGATTGAAACTCGCACAGACGGGCGACACGCTCGGCAGCGAGGGGATGCCGGTGCTCCTTGAAAAACCGCAGTTTCCCGAACCGGTCATATCGGTTTCTCTCGAACCCGAATCGCTCGCCGAACGCGACAGGATGAATGATACGCTTGCGATCCTTTCGCGGGAAGATCCGACGTTTACGTATCACGAAGACGCGGAAACGGGTCAGCTGATAATCAGCGGCATGGGAGAGCTGCATCTCGATGTACTCGTCACGCGCATGCAGGACGATTTTAAAGTGAAGTGCCGCGTCGGCTCTCCGCAAGTGACTTACCGCGAAGCGGTGACCGCAAGCGCGGACGCGAGCGAAAGCTACAGCAAAGTGCTCGGCGGAAAAGAAAATACGGCGGGCATAACGGTTCACGTCGAACCTCGTCCTCAAGGAGCCGGAAACTCCTATGCGTGTACCGTAAAGAAGGGCGATATCCCCGACGAAATTTTCGAAGCGATGGAAAGCGCGTTCGAAAGTTCTTTCCAATCGGGAATCAAATTCGGTTATCCCTGTACCGATACCGCCGTCACCGTAACCGATGTCGATTACAGCGAATTGACGTCGACGACGTTTGCATTCGAAGCGTGCGCCGCCGCGGTTTTCGACAAAGCGTGTTCGGCTGCAAAACCGGAATTGCTCGAACCCGTTATGGACGTCGATATTTCCTGTCCGAAAGAATTCGTCGGAGACGCGATGAATCAGATGACCGGCCGCGGCGGCATTATCCTCGGACAGGATTCGAAGCAGACGGGCGAAATCGTTCACGCGCAGGCACCGATGGCGAAGATGTTCGGTTTTTCGACGAGTCTCCGTTCGGCGACGCAGGGCAGGGCGTCGTTTTCGATGGAGTTCAGCCATTTTCAAGTAAAGCCCGGCGGATTGAACGCGTTTTAA